The Balaenoptera acutorostrata chromosome 13, mBalAcu1.1, whole genome shotgun sequence region agagatcattgaagaaatcaaagaggaaatcaaaaaatacctagagacaaatgacagtgaaaacacgatgatccaaaacctatgggatgcagcaaaagcagttctaagagggaagtttatagctatacaagcctacctcaagaaacaagaaaaatctcaaataaatctaaccttacacctaaaggaactagagaaagaagaacagacaaaacccaaagttagtagaaggaaagaaatcataaagatcagagcagaaataaatgaaatagaaacaaagaaaacaatggcaaagatcaataaaactaaaagctggttctttgagaagataaacaaaactgatagaccattagccagactcatcaagaaaaagagggagaggactcaaatccataaaattagaaatgaaaaaggagaagttacaacagacactgcagaaatacaaagcatcctaagagactgctacagcagctctatgccaataaaatggacaacctggaagaaatggacaaattcttagaaaggtataaccttccaagactgaaccaggaagaaatagaaaatatgaactgaccaatcacaagaaatgaaattgaaactgtgattaaaaatcttccaataaacaaaagtccaggaccagatggcttcacaggtgaattctgtcaaacatttagagaagagctaacacccatcctgctcaaactgttccaaaaaattgcagaggaaggaacactctcaaactcattctatgaggccaccatcaccctgataccaaaaccagacaaagatatcacaaaaaaagaaaattacagaccaatatcactgatgaacatagacacaaaaatgctcaacaaaatactagcaaactgaatccaacaacacattaaaaggatcatacaccatgatcaagtgggatttatcccagggatgcaaggattcttcaatatatgaaaatcaatcaatgtgatacaccatattaagaaactgaagaatgaaaaccatatgatcatctcaatagatgcagaaaaagcttttgacaaaattcaacacccaattatgataaaaactctccagaaagtaggcatagtgggaacctacctcaacataataaaggccatatatgacaaacccacagcaaacatcattctcagtggtgaaatactgaaagcatttccactaagatcaggaacaagacaaggatatccacctTCGTcgctgttattcaacatagttttggaagttttagccacagcaatcagagaagaaaaagaagaaaaaggaatccaaatcagaaaagaagatgtaaaactgtcactgtttgcagatgacatgatactatacgtagagaatcccaAAGGTGCccccagaaaagtactagagctaatcaatgaatttggtaatgtagccggatacaaaattaatgcacagaactctcttgcattcctatacactaatgatgaaaaatctgaaagagaaattaaggaaacattcccatttaccattgcaacacaaagaataaaatgcctaggaataaacctacctagggagacaaagacctgtatgcaaaaaactataagacactgatgagaaaaattaaagatgatacaaacagatggagagatataccatgttcttgggttggaagaatcaatattgtgaaaatgactatactacccaaagcaatatacagattcagtgcaatccctatcaaattatcaatggcgttttttacagaactagaacaaaaaaacttaaaatttgtatggagacacaaaagaccctgaatagccatagcagtcttgagggaaaaagacagagctggaggaatcagactccctgacttcagactatactacaaagctacagtaatcaatacaatatggtactggcacaaaaccagaaatatagatcaatgaaacaggataggaagcccagagataatatccatgcacctatggtcaagtaatctatgacaaaggaggcaaggatatacaatggagaaaagatagtctcttcaataagtggtgctgggaaaactgtacagctacatgtaaaagaatgaaattagaacactccctaacaccatacacaaaaataaactcaaaatggattagagacctaaatgtaagaccggacactataaaactcttagaggaaaacataggaagaacactctttgacataaatcacaacaagatcttttttgatccacctcctagagtaatggaaataaaaacaaaaataaatgggacctaatgaaacttaaaagcttttgcaaagcaaaggaaactacaaacgacaaaaagacaaccttcagaatgggagaaaatatttgcaaacgaatcaacggacaaaggattaatcaccaaaatatataaacagctcatgcagctcaatattaaaaaaacaaacaacccaatcagaaaatgggcagaagacctaaacagacctttctccaaagacacacagatggccaagaagcacatgaaaagctgctcaacatcactaattattagagaaatgcaaatcaagctacaatgaggtatcacctcacaccagtcagaatggccatgatcagaaaatctacaaacagtaaatgctggagagggtgtggagaaaagggaactctcttgcactgttggtgggaatgtaaattgatacagccactatgtagaacagtatggaggttccttaaaaaactaaaaatagagttaccatatgacccagcaatcccagtactgggtatatacccagagaaaaccatatttcaaaaagacaaatgcaccccaatgttcattgcagcactatttacaatagccaggtcatggaagcaacctaaatgcccagcaagagacgaatggataaagaagttgtggtacatatatacaatggaatattactcagccataaaaaggaacgaaattggttcatttgtagagacgtggatggatctacagactgtcatgcagagtaaagtaagtcagaaagagaaaaacaaatctcgtatattaacgcatatatgtggaacctagaaaaatggtatagatgaaccagtttgcagggcagaaacagagacacggatgtagagaacaaatgtatggacaccaaggggggaaagtggcgggtggtggtggtggtgtgatgaattgggagattgggattaacatgtatacactaatatgtataaaatggatacctaataagaacctgctgtataaaaaaataaataaaattcaaaacaaaaagcaaaaaaagaaatgtaaggtTTCCAAGTTTAAATGATGAtgaaagtaatataaataaaataaaagctagattaaaaaaataataatgcgcCAGAGGGGTCTGGTTACACCACTGTCCACAGGGTGGCCTGTTGTGCAGTTACTTAGAGTCATATTTCTGATAATAGCCTCATGATGCAGGAAAATGTTTGTCTGTTACATATAAAAAGCGGTGATCAGTGCATGTAAGGAGCATGATCCCAGTTTAattcctgagtgtgtgtgtgtgtatgtttatgcatGCATGCGTGTCTCCAGGTCTTGGGTCTGGGCTGTGTCTGTACATGTTGCTCAAACCTGTGTGGGTACATATGGGGAAAGAACGGTGTTGTCAAGATGCACTCACCTCTGTGGGGATGCACCTGGGCGCGCATCCTGAAGGAAAAACCAGGACAGCAGCACCTGGGGAAGGTCCACCCTAAGTACCCCAGACTCTGAGCCCTTGGACGCCCTTACGGCTGCTGGCCTCAACAGGCCCAGAGCTCCGGGGAGCAGGGGCAGCTGTGTGGTCTCTGACGTCAGGAAACAAACAGGGACACTGGTGTCCACCCCTCACTCCAGGGCTCAgggccagaggggaggggtggggtctACGGGATGCCTGCACAGACTTGTCTCCAGATAGTGAAATtgtggatttttattttcctcatcctgtgttatttttcaaaattttgaatgcattttttaataatcagaaaaCATATGTAGCCATTTCAAGTCACATGCTGTTTAGAAGTTGGAACAAAGTAGTTGCTTCAGGACCTCATAGCTGGGCAGCAGCTGTGGGCGATCCGTGTTGGGCAGGTGTGCTGCTCTGGCCTGTGGTGGGCTGCAGGGGTGAGGCGGGCGGTCAGCAAAAGGGCCCCCACAGTTACTGCGACCAGGTGGAGACAGAAATGAGCCCTGGCCCCCTGGCCTTGCAGCCCACAGAGCAGCACGGAAGGTGGTGACAGGCAGGGGATAGGGACATTGTCTCTTGCCCAGAAGCCCCAGACCAAAGGGTTCTGCCTCTTTAGGCTCTGCAGAGCTGGGGAAGTAGGGGGCCCTCAGCCAAGCTGAGACGGCCAGGCCTGAGCCTGGTCTGTGCCCCACCGCCCGCCCCCCGGTTGCCCGGGGGATCAGGGATGCAGGATCTGGGTCCAGAGCCCAACTCCTCAGGTGTATTTGTTGGAACAAAGCTTGAAGAACAGGGTTGACCTGACTTTGGACCCACTGCCCGCTCATGCTGGTGGTTGCGTTTTCCTCCAGCCACCCGTGGGACACAGTCATCAAGGCTGCCATGAGGAAGTACCCGAATCCCATGAACCCCAGTGTTGTGGGTGTCGACGTGCTGGAGCGCAGTGTGGACAGCCGGGGCCGGCTTCACAGCCACCGCCTCCTCAGCACCGAGTGGGGGCTGCCTGGCCTCGTGAGAGCGGTGAGCCCCCAGTGGAGCCCGGCTGCACCCGCATGACCCCCAGCTACACTCACACAGCTGTCTACACCCGCCGGCCCAGCTGGCACCATATGCAGGGAATGACAACCTTCCCATTTGGGATTTCTGGGAAGCCCCAGAGATGGTTTGTTTCTCTGTGAATTGAGTTAATCGTCCACCTGAGTGTTCAACACATCCCCTGACCCACCTGCAGTGGGGACACCGCCCACAGGACCCCCAAAACCCCATGACCCCCggtcccccacccttccccacacccagtccccccaccccagcctcatcGTCCTGCCTGGTGTGGCCTGAACCCCAGAGTTGGCTCCACACAGCGGGGGccccgggggtgggggtcagggtcGGTCCACAGCTGACTCACCAGCCGGACCTTGACCTCAACCTTGGCCTCAGCGCCCCAGTTCCTGCCCTGCTTTCTCCTCTGTCTAAGCACCGGTCCCTATGTCCCTGTTTCATGTGTCCGTCCCACCTGCTGGACAGAGCACCTGGAGGAGCTGGAGGTGCTGCTGCAGCCGCACCTGCGTCCCTGGTTGAAGAGACGGGTAGCGGATAGGAAATGGCGGTCGGTGTTCCAGGATATAAGGTGGAGTTTCTAACATGTCACTAtgctggttttgctttgttttcagattttgggAACCAGTAGGACTTTGACATACATCAGAGAACATTCTATTGTGGATCCAGtgggaaagaaaatggagctCTGTTCCACCAATGTAAGCAATGGCCATGATGGTGCGTAATgtcttcatttaattttatttccagccCACCTTTGGTCTAagtgatcttttatttttaatagaaaggCTGAGTTTATTTAGCAGTATCTTACTTGTCTTTTATTCCAGTATAAAAATGTATAGAAGAACGCACATAATGATGTGAACACACCTTTGTAACCAGTGGGCAGGCCAGGGGACAGACTGGCAGCCCTGGGGCCCCCGTGTGCCTCCCCAgtgcctccccgccccccccagccGCCATCCTGCCCGCCAACAGCACACTCGGCTCTTCGCAGCCACTGAAACAGCCACTTTTCTTCCTGGCCTCCTCTCTCACATCTCACAATGAAGAACCATTGATATTGGCCTAATGCACATTCAAAGAGCGTGTTGGGGAAAATGGGTGGCCTGGGAGCATGGTTTACGTCAGGCCCCTTACCCTGTGGGTCGTGTCACTGTGTGCGGAGGCTCGTTGGTTTACTGCCTGGACCTCTGTCAGGGGCCCCCTTTCCTTGGCCCAGGCAGCCCTTCCGCAAAGTCACAGGGAGCCGGGTGGGTGTGTCCACATCAGCCATTACTGACAGTTTATATattgttctctcttctccttcacttGGAaaattcctcttcctccttcaagAAAGCTTAGTTGTCAGTAAAGAGGGACGGTTCTTGCTGTTGTAGGAGGTCTAGTGGAAAGGAAGGGCTTTGGGCGGGACAGCCGCATGCCTGCATCCTGGTTATCACGGAATCGCTGTATGGCTGCAGGTGTCAGTGATCAACCtgttctgagcctcactttccttttctaaaaaagaacaaacctcaCAGTATTGTCCTGAGgattaatgaaagaaaatgtttattaaatacagAGCCTGGCATAAAAATATTGCACATACAATGATGACAGCTAATGAGCCCGGCTCAGGTTTGGGTGGGGTGTGAAGGGAGGGCGGTGACCGTCGCCAGGAGTGGCCAGGACGTGGTGTCCCTGAGCCGTACTTTGGCCGTGCCTCCTGGGCCTTGGTGGGCCTTGGCGTTTCTTCTATTCTGGCTCCAGTAAGTGCAGATtcggggatgggaggtgggggggcaGATGGTCTGGGAAGAAATCCAAGAGAAATAGAACCTACAGCCATTGTTTCCTGTTTTAAGATCACACTCACAAACTGGGTGTCGGTGAGCGAGAGGCTGGTGTACACACCCCACCCGGAGGACCCAGGAAGGTAAGCAGACATTGAACTCCAaggctggggcggggcgggggtgggggcgccccccaccccccagctgctCAGCCCCTTCACTTCTCGCTCTCCTGCAGGACCGTGCTCACCCAAGAAGCCGTCATCACCGTGAAGGGGATCAGCCTCGGCAGCTATCTGGAAAGTTTGATGGCCAACACGATATCGTCCAACGCAAAGAAGGTACCATCTCTAGCTGTTCGGGGGCCAGATGAGCGGGGGTCCTACTGACCGAGGGCAAGTGGGGAGGGCTCCAGGCCTGGGGGAGCACAGGCCAGCAAGGCAGCCACCCCTTCCAAGAGCCGAACCATCTGGGCTCAGTTAACAAGACATACCCCACACATCCAAGACAGGTGTTGGCGTGGGCAGGCAGGACACTCGGAATTTTCAGCAGTTTCATATTTAATTGGCATTGAGTGGCTCTGGCTGAGCCTCTCCGTGTGCAGAGTTTCCCTTTGCCTCTCGCTCTGGTGGGATTTGGGAGCGAGCCTTGTGGAGGGAGTGGCGGAGGGATGGACCAGGAGGCTGTCAGCCCTGGCCTCCTCTCCAGTGGGGTTGGCATGAAGAGCTTGGGTGTTTGGGAGGCACATCCCAGGCAGTGCTGGGTGCCAGAGCAGGGCCTGGCTGTTTGCCCAGCTCCCCTTGCCGTCCTCCTTCTGCCGCCACCCcgactctcccctctccccttctctctcttgttctttttGGTCAGAAGAGATTCTTCATTCTGGGACCAGTGGGATGGCACCTAAGCCGTCCTTCCCTTCCTACCACGCTCAGGTCACGGCTTGGCCAAGAGCCATTTATGCTTGTGTTTAGGCTCATTGGTCTAGTCACTAATACAGAGCCAGTCTGCCCTATTTTTAGAAAAATCCAGATTTGAGGAAGGTCGGCAGTAGCTCAGCTCAGTTCAAGAAAGTCGGGGAGGCCCCCTGCCCAGAGCAGCATGCATCATGTCCACTCCGTGAGCCCTGGGGACAGAACCTGACCGACTCACTTTGTGTGTCCGGGGTCTGGCTTAGGGCAGGCCTGAGTGTTTGCTGAAGAATATTCTGGGAGGAAGGCAGCACTGGGTGAGGCCAGAGTCACCTCAGCCCTTTATGAGAAAAGTCAGGGGAAACTCAGTGAGGCCAGATCAAGgtcttttatttcactttatttgggAGTTGCTGTTTTGGAGGCCTATGGAGAATCATGGCCGCCCCAGCTATGGTTGCCATCCGACAGCATCCCAGCCAAGTTCGGGGGATGCCGGGGCATCCAGCAGCCTGAAGATGGAGGAGAAGCCAGAGGGGGAACCAGAGCggggagatggaggtggagaggCGGGTGGCCCCGCACGCGGTTCAGGAGCCAGAAGTAGGGGTGACTCACGGAGGAGGCTGAGGGGCCGCGCTCCCATCACTGCCCTCAGTAGGTGACGACACTGATGAGGGGTGCGGACTCAGCATAGCTCAAGCTGGTGCGGGAATTTCAGGCAGAACAGGTGCCACCTTATTTCTGGGGCTGAGAAGCTGCCTGCAGAACGTCTTGGCTGCGTTTGCTGCAGAGCCGTGGGGCTGTCCCTGTGCATTTATGTGACCTGCATAGCCTGCTGTCTGCGGTGAGACAGGCAGGACTTCTGACACCACGTTGAAATCTTTCTGTGTTGCTCCAGGGGTGGGCTGCTATTGAGTGGATAATTGAAAATGCTGAACGCGCCCTGAGCTAACGAGGCCTGCAGCGCCCCTGTGCTGAGCGGCGGTAACTACAGGATTCTTGAACCTGGGGAGGATCTGGTGCCCGCTCACCGTGTGCATGGCCTGCGTGCTGGGAGGGGGTCTGCAAGACACAGCTGCATGGGGGTCTCCAGCCCTGTAGTGAAAAACCTAACTGGGTTCATCCTCCTCTGAATGCACCAACTTGTTTCGTGGCAGGATTTATGTTCAGGTTTGTTATCTCGTCTCTGAGGGCAGTTCAGCTTCTCCTTCAAGCTGTTCTCAGCACGTGGTCATGTGTCCCAGGACTGGTGTGTCCTCAGCAGGAAGGCTTTCACGAGCAGGTCCAGACAGTGTGAAGGGTTGATCTTATGGGGGCAGTTTTCATTGGGGGCAAGACTGGAATACCTGCCCACGTTTCTGTGAAGGTGCCCCAGGCCTGGGCGTCAGTGCTGTGGTGAGAAGGCAGCCCTCCTCCCCTCGTGCTGCCAGCTGTGCACCCTCACTGGCCAGTCGCTTTTAGTGGCCGAAGCCGTTGCAGCATCTCCTTGAGCTTCACAAACACTCCTTGGTTTCCTAGGCCAAGTGGCTGGGGTGTCAGAGCGGATTTGACACTCGTGTGGTCAGCAGTCATCTCTGTACTTCGTAACGTCAGAGTTTCCTGCTTCCCTCTGTTCATGGAATCCTTACACTCCTGCCTTGAACCTCCTCTCGCTCTTGGCTTTCCAAGCTGTGCTGCTCTGGGCCCTGCTTCCCACCATCGGTCGGACGGTCGGTCTGTCTGTAGCATGTGTGCACACTCAGCGCCTCTGTCAACAGACGTGAGCCCCATGGCTCAGGCTCCTTTAAGAACTTCCTGCTgattttgtttaagccactgacgCTTAGGTTTGCCAGGACCTTCACCTTGAACCCAGAATCATGACCTTCTTCCTTGGATGAACCACTAGGGTGACCTCATGCAGAGAGCCTGCCCACCTTGTGGGCGTCCTGcttgtgcgtgtgcatgtgtgtgtttgatggtgtgtgtggagtgtgtgtggtgtgtatgtgatGCTGTCACTTTGAGTTGTGGACTCTGTCACATTCTGTTTCCTCATAAACTAGAGCTAAACTGCCTCAGTCTTTAATCAGATGCCTCACCAAAAAAAATACCatcaaaaagcaggaaaaggaagagaagaaggaagaagcgAGTCTGGAGTGCGGTTCTGGCTGGGTTGGGAGAGGTGGGAGCTGCTGGGCCACAGCCTCCACCAGGCTTGTCAGTCATGACCACACAGGGCAGGAGGCCCGGCTGGTGGTGGCGCCCGGGAGCGAGGCCCGGGGAGCAGACCTGCTGGGAGGAGGCCGGGCCGCCGCTCTGCCCACTCCATGCTGAGCCACGCACCTGCTCTGCCACCAGAGCCAGGTTTGCTCAGACGGCTGTGGGGCCTTATCTGTCCTCCCTCAGCTCCAGCTCTTCTGCCGACTCTCGGCGTCTCACTAAAGAGCTTGTCTCTTTTCAGAGGACACCCCATTTCCCTCACTCGCCCTTGATCCACAGTCTCACTGCCGGTCTCTTCACACACATCTGGCCACCAGTTGTCACCTCAGAGGCAGTTGACATGTGTCCCTGTCTTACCCCCATCACGGATCTGCACACGCTAGAGTCGGGGTGTCCACCCCGATGGCGACACAGGGACAGTTAGGATTGGTCGGGATAGCCGCATGCTCTGCCCTTGGGCTGCAACTAGACTGTCCCGCCGTCCGGGGCCCCCGGCCAGCCTGCAGCCTGTGCTGCTCCTCACCACGCAGGCACCCGCAGCCACTGTCAGGAGGTCGCAGCAAAAGAGCTGTGATTTCAAGCTCTGAGCTGTCCTGTTAGCGTCAAGGTACCTCCCACTGGGAGttctaattttctcattttcaaaagtaaaatgtaGTATCTCTTTTAGTGTGTTTCAGATTATAAAAACTTTAGAGAAGCTCTCCTCCGTAAAGGATGGGTAGAACTATACTCTACTGTGGTTTTTTTAGATACTGCTTTTTCTTTGATAATAGTACTTCCAATccgaaatgaaatgaaattcatttttatttttatgagaataTTTTATGCACATAGCGTAAGGTGAAATAGAGTTAAAAGTTTTATGACAAAAACAATCCCTCTTACCTCTTCTGCAAAGCACTCTTCTACCCTTCTGAGGGGGCTGTTGACTCTTTTGGTAGTTTTGGCATTTACTGTtagatttctaaataaataagcatattcTGCTATTTCTTGATTCAACAATTTTAGACGTTATCTGCTGACTTTCTGCTGTGGTAGatggttattttctttcttaaatcttcttcccctctcccatttctccaatgTAGCTATATTGTCACTTATTGTTAAAAGCACATTGGTTCCATAATTAAAACATACATAACTATTGTTTACTACCAAGTGAAAAAGTGTACtgtaattacattttctttctttctttctttcttttggctgcaccgggtcttatttgtggcatgtgggatcttcgctgcggcacacaggatctttagttgtggcatgcggacttcttagttgcggcatgtgggatctagttccctgaccagggattgaacctgggccccctgcatcgggagcacggactcttacccactggaccaccagggaagttcctacattttctttcttatgtaGCTTTTTTCTCCTTGAAGGTAGTAACTGTCTTATCCTCTTCATCTGTTTAATCTTATTTTTAGAAGTCGCTGGCTGAGTCCCCCACACTCTTCACCTCTTCACCTGCTCTCTGCAGCACCTTGTGACATCCTTTTCCAAGGTCAGACCCTGTAGGTAGCACACCCCTTTCTCATGTCTCTGGCGCTGTACTTCCTGGAGGCCAGTCTTGCTCTCTCTGACCAGCAGCTGTGTGGCTGTCATCCCTCCTGGCCATTTCCTCGGCTCGTCTCCCCTCCTGGAGCCCTTGtctcctggcctccctgccttcctctctctgtttcttaCCACAGGATGCGGAAGGACACCCCATAGTAGCTTCCAAGATTTGGCACATCTGAAAATGTTCCTTCTGTTCCCACTCTTCACTCAAAGCTTGGTTGGACATACAGCTGTAGATAAAAATactttcagaattttgaaggctCTGCTCCATCATTTTCCACTCCAATTCCTGAGCCTCTGTATgtggcttttttttcctctctgaaaacTTTCAGGATCTCTTTGTCCCTGATGTGAAATTTCATACAGCTAAGCCTTGTTTGAAGTGATCTTTTTAAATCTCTCTGTGCTGCACTGTGTGTGTTAAATTCCTGTTTTTGATGCTGCGCTACAATTATGTAAAACGTTACTGAGGGATGTAACGCAGGCAGCTTTGCAGCTTCCAGTGAGTCTAcgttaatttcaaaattaaaggttaaaaaaatacataaatagtgACTTCATGGAAAATGGTAGAGGTGGGTGCTCCCACCTCtgaaacaaatcaataaacagtCCTCCCATTGAAACAATCAGTAAACTGGCAAGAAAAAATATGACAGAATCAACTTTTGTAGAACTCTGGATTCTAGTCAAATACCTAAACCAACAAGTGGGGCGCTGAATGAATCTTGATTAacccaccctgcagattttggacttcgCAGCCTCCAAAAGTAGAgcagccaattccttaaaataaatccctgtgtgtatgtgtgtgtgtgtgtgtatgtgtgtatatatacacacacacacacattttattggttctgtttctctggagaaccctaatacactaTTGAAGCTAAAACTGGTATCAATTCAAATTAGATTTTTATGAATTTAAGATGATAATTATAATTACCAGGATACCCagtaagaaaataactaaaaaccatataaaaaataaaacaaagggggAGTTAAAATGTTATACTAGAAGAAAATCAAACATAATAGGAGGCAGTGAAGAAAGAATTCAGGAACAAAAGTTGTGAaatttatagaaaacaaatagcaaaatgtaaGAAGTTAGTACATCTTTAACATTTactttaaaggtaaatggattaagtttaccaattaaaagacagagattggcaggATGGATGAAAAAACATGATCCTactatatatgctgcctataaaaGACTCACTTTAAAGCCAAAGAGGTAAATAGGTTGAATGTGAaaggacggaaaaagatattccatgaaaatggtaaCTAAAAGAGAGCTGAGCTGGGTGGCCAcactaatatcagaaaaaacagactttaaggcaaaaattgttacaaaaggcaaagaaagataTATACATACCACACTACAGAACCCCCAAATATATGCAGCAAACATTagcagaagagagaaatagacaatt contains the following coding sequences:
- the PRELID3A gene encoding PRELI domain containing protein 3A isoform X15, with amino-acid sequence MRVWSSEHVFGHPWDTVIKAAMRKYPNPMNPSVVGVDVLERSVDSRGRLHSHRLLSTEWGLPGLVRAILGTSRTLTYIREHSIVDPVGKKMELCSTNVSNGHDDHTHKLGVGEREAGVHTPPGGPRKDRAHPRSRHHREGDQPRQLSGKFDGQHDIVQRKEGGFQQLVTKRHHHFTTGTPHRREK
- the PRELID3A gene encoding PRELI domain containing protein 3A isoform X3 — its product is MRVWSSEHVFGHPWDTVIKAAMRKYPNPMNPSVVGVDVLERSVDSRGRLHSHRLLSTEWGLPGLVRAILGTSRTLTYIREHSIVDPVGKKMELCSTNVSNGHDDHTHKLGVGEREAGVHTPPGGPRKDRAHPRSRHHREGDQPRQLSGKFDGQHDIVQRKEGRNKNTHFREQGRRGTACHREELSKLACPIFPELRLTLRTECGNGLASERWASQLCTDSRVSCTRLNSDLSQLLT
- the PRELID3A gene encoding PRELI domain containing protein 3A isoform X25, with amino-acid sequence MRVWSSEHVFGHPWDTVIKAAMRKYPNPMNPSVVGVDVLERSVDSRGRLHSHRLLSTEWGLPGLVRAILGTSRTLTYIREHSIVDPVGKKMELCSTNVSNGHDDHTHKLGVGEREAGVHTPPGGPRKDRAHPRSRHHREGDQPRQLSGKFDGQHDIVQRKEGVGCY
- the PRELID3A gene encoding PRELI domain containing protein 3A isoform X17, giving the protein MRVWSSEHVFGHPWDTVIKAAMRKYPNPMNPSVVGVDVLERSVDSRGRLHSHRLLSTEWGLPGLVRAILGTSRTLTYIREHSIVDPVGKKMELCSTNITLTNWVSVSERLVYTPHPEDPGRTVLTQEAVITVKGISLGSYLESLMANTISSNAKKVLIAWGGWLPPADHTHMWPPP
- the PRELID3A gene encoding PRELI domain containing protein 3A isoform X10, coding for MRVWSSEHVFGHPWDTVIKAAMRKYPNPMNPSVVGVDVLERSVDSRGRLHSHRLLSTEWGLPGLVRAILGTSRTLTYIREHSIVDPVGKKMELCSTNVSNGHDDHTHKLGVGEREAGVHTPPGGPRKDRAHPRSRHHREGDQPRQLSGKFDGQHDIVQRKEVIRKLFASEYHCGTESAPVPTMKEVCPPPAAPGGVP
- the PRELID3A gene encoding PRELI domain containing protein 3A isoform X19 is translated as MRVWSSEHVFGHPWDTVIKAAMRKYPNPMNPSVVGVDVLERSVDSRGRLHSHRLLSTEWGLPGLVRAILGTSRTLTYIREHSIVDPVGKKMELCSTNVSNGHDDHTHKLGVGEREAGVHTPPGGPRKDRAHPRSRHHREGDQPRQLSGKFDGQHDIVQRKEGAYCVGWLAASC
- the PRELID3A gene encoding PRELI domain containing protein 3A isoform X6, with translation MRVWSSEHVFGHPWDTVIKAAMRKYPNPMNPSVVGVDVLERSVDSRGRLHSHRLLSTEWGLPGLVRAILGTSRTLTYIREHSIVDPVGKKMELCSTNVSNGHDDHTHKLGVGEREAGVHTPPGGPRKDRAHPRSRHHREGDQPRQLSGKFDGQHDIVQRKEGIVMANETTQDVACQQKALHSLTRIIRENKIALNFVLAKKELYV
- the PRELID3A gene encoding PRELI domain containing protein 3A isoform X5; amino-acid sequence: MRVWSSEHVFGHPWDTVIKAAMRKYPNPMNPSVVGVDVLERSVDSRGRLHSHRLLSTEWGLPGLVRAILGTSRTLTYIREHSIVDPVGKKMELCSTNITLTNWVSVSERLVYTPHPEDPGRTVLTQEAVITVKGISLGSYLESLMANTISSNAKKKGLTCGVSEILQNTPSWVWLPRPVMKDVLWGKLDARLCGHGRSRPGSRSSGPSEAFN
- the PRELID3A gene encoding PRELI domain containing protein 3A isoform X27, with protein sequence MRVWSSEHVFGHPWDTVIKAAMRKYPNPMNPSVVGVDVLERSVDSRGRLHSHRLLSTEWGLPGLVRAILGTSRTLTYIREHSIVDPVGKKMELCSTNITLTNWVSVSERLVYTPHPEDPGRTVLTQEAVITVKGISLGSYLESLMANTISSNAKKVVSNS
- the PRELID3A gene encoding PRELI domain containing protein 3A isoform X22 produces the protein MRVWSSEHVFGHPWDTVIKAAMRKYPNPMNPSVVGVDVLERSVDSRGRLHSHRLLSTEWGLPGLVRAILGTSRTLTYIREHSIVDPVGKKMELCSTNVSNGHDDHTHKLGVGEREAGVHTPPGGPRKDRAHPRSRHHREGDQPRQLSGKFDGQHDIVQRKEERADLWGQ
- the PRELID3A gene encoding PRELI domain containing protein 3A isoform X12, giving the protein MRVWSSEHVFGHPWDTVIKAAMRKYPNPMNPSVVGVDVLERSVDSRGRLHSHRLLSTEWGLPGLVRAILGTSRTLTYIREHSIVDPVGKKMELCSTNVSNGHDDHTHKLGVGEREAGVHTPPGGPRKDRAHPRSRHHREGDQPRQLSGKFDGQHDIVQRKEGGFQQLVTKRHHHFTTGTPHRREARCFFITTT